From one Anopheles bellator chromosome 1, idAnoBellAS_SP24_06.2, whole genome shotgun sequence genomic stretch:
- the LOC131216664 gene encoding uncharacterized protein LOC131216664, with protein MTTSEQAFDHIETIDIGGQPTDIVFHRFADKLFLIITQYQKMANVYTVRSHAHSEFPEDGSGPASTATGSRIYSIKHTFGASSDEAEAAIRYLMNFIDQHSAEIVITLALKRIDKATLDQIGGQLRKIMLG; from the coding sequence ATGACCACCAGCGAGCAGGCGTTCGATCacatcgaaacgatcgacatcggcggccaaccgaccgacatcGTGTTCCACCGGTTCGCCGACAAGCTGTTCCTGATCATCACCCAGTACCAGAAGATGGCCAACGTGTACACGGTCCGGAGCCACGCGCACAGCGAGTTCCCGGAGGACGGTAGCGGGCCGGCGtcgacggccaccggttccCGGATCTACAGCATCAAGCACACGTTCGGGGCGAGCTCGGACGAGGCGGAAGCGGCCATCCGCTATCTGATGAACTTTATCGATCAGCACTCGGCCGAGATTGTCATCACACTCGCACTGAAGCGGATCGATAAGGCCACCCTCGACCAGATTGGCGGTCAGCTGCGTAAGATAATGCTAGGgtag
- the LOC131209749 gene encoding retinoid-inducible serine carboxypeptidase-like, which yields MKWHLKLAALMVTAVAIVAAVPREGFGPGMQDWGFAEVRPGAHMFWWLYYTSADVPSHADRPLVIWLQGGPGASSMYGNFEELGPLTLELELRNHTWVRDYNVLFIDNPVGTGFSYVEDMSLLTKTNGEIADDLVELMKQFYQLQPEFRSTPLHIYAESYGGKMAPEFAYVLHKAIENGEIDCNLQSVGIVAPWVSPIDSVLSWAEFLLNMGFVDTKGYRTIQASAIETQHVLNLGQWEDATNLWGYTENVILRETHGIDFYNVLFKQDAASTRAQLERFSRDMRSAIAYRATRLASEDRDQMLEDLMRLEVAPALELPAESVYGAQGGRVFNVLSGDFMKPAIDVVELLLNNTSLDVVIITGQLDLIVATPGNVKWIEKIQWDGRNDYLQAPRNAVGQHGVLEGYEKSHGKLAVYWALRAGHMVPADNPILMDYILQKHVPV from the exons ATGAAGTGGCACCTGAAGCTGGCAGCGTTGATGGTAACGGCCGTAGCGATCGTGGCGGCAG TTCCCCGTGAAGGTTTCGGACCCGGCATGCAGGACTGGGGATTCGCCGAGGTGCGCCCGGGAGCGCACATGTTCTGGTGGCTGTACTACACGAGCGCCGACGTTCCGAGCCACGCCGACCGGCCGCTGGTGATCTGGCTGCAGGGAGGCCCCGGAGCGTCCTCGATGTACGGCAACTTCGAGGAGCTCGGCCCACTGACGCTCGAGCTGGAACTGCGGAACCACACGTGGGTGCGCGACTACAATGTCCTGTTCATCGACAATCCGGTCGGGACGGGGTTCAGCTACGTGGAGGACATGTCGCTGCTGACCAAAACGAACGGTGAGATCGCGGACGATCTGGTGGAGCTGATGAAACAGTTCTACCAGCTGCAGCCCGAGTTCCGCTCCACGCCGCTCCACATCTACGCCGAAAGCTACGGGGGCAAGATGGCGCCCGAGTTTGCGTACGTCCTGCACAAGGCGATCGAGAACGGAGAGATCGACTGTAACCTGCAGTCGGTGGGCATCGTGGCACCGTGGGTTTCGCCCATCGACTCGGTGCTGTCGTGGGCCGAGTTCCTCCTCAACATGGGCTTCGTCGATACGAAGGGCTACCGGACGATCCAGGCGTCGGCGATCGAGACGCAGCACGTGCTCAACCTGGGCCAGTGGGAGGATGCCACCAACCTGTGGGGCTACACCGAGAACGTGATCCTGCGCGAGACCCATGGTATCGATTTCTACAACGTGCTGTTCAAACAGGACGCCGCCAGCACCCGGGCACAGCTGGAGCGGTTTTCACGCGACATGAGAA GTGCCATCGCGTACCGAGCGACACGCCTGGCGTCGGAAGATCGCGATCAGATGCTCGAGGATCTGATGCGGTTGGAGGTGGCCCCGGCCTTGGAGCTACCGGCCGAATCCGTGTACGGTGCGCAGGGTGGCAGAGTGTTCAACGTGCTGAGCGGTGACTTCATGAAGCCGGCCATCGACGTGGTGGAGTTGCTGCTCAACAATACCAGTCTGGATGTGGTCATCATTACGGGGCAGCTTGACCTGATCGTTGCCACGCCCGGTAACGTGAAGTGGATCGAGAAGATTCAGTGGGACGGGCGGAACGACTACCTGCAGGCCCCTCGGAACGCGGTTGGCCAGCACGGTGTGCTGGAGGGCTACGAGAAGAGCCACGGTAAACTGGCCGTCTACTGGGCGCTCCGGGCTGGCCACATGGTACCGGCCGACAACCCGATTCTGATGGACTACATACTGCAGAAGCACGTGCCGGTTTGA
- the LOC131216491 gene encoding retinoid-inducible serine carboxypeptidase-like, producing the protein MGENGDLFGVGVKASFPHSLAARHGFGPGRQDWGYSEVRPGAFMFWWLHYAGAGNQVDKPLLIWLQGGPGGSSTGYGNFEEIGPLDRSLNHRPHAWVNDYNVLFIDSPVGSGFSYVEDRSQLATNSTTVVQDLMRMLKDFYAQSVTYADWERHVPLYIASQSYGGRIAVELADGLVQAVRSGDMHCQLHALFLGNAWLSPIDSISAWPDYLHRMGYVGAEGAARIEQRVAAVREQQQHQSVPTEHQQQSVKAIDSWHSLQQAIIRETHGINCYNVLQPTGRQSLPATDEGSDELLEYGETVWWWNVEESASTPRQRLEQLMRGPVAHALGIADKPQPWGAQRNAVFEALATDFLRPTATAVLGRLMNETQLELVVYNGHLDLITCLPGTLRWVRRLLGEPLLREPFPRDSRDIQGYRTVYGNPRFTLYTVLRAGHMVPVDNPTAMAYILRAHT; encoded by the exons ATGGGCGAAAATGGGGATCtcttcggagtcggagtcaAAGCATCTTTTCCACACTCGTTAGCCGCCCGTCATGGATTTGGTCCTGGCCGCCAGGATTGGGGCTACAGCGAGGTACGTCCCGGGGCGTTCATGTTCTGGTGGTTGCACTACGCCGGTGCTGGAAATCAAGTCGACAAACCACTGCTCATCTGGCTTCAAGGTGGACCCGGTGGTTCTTCGACCGGGTACGGTAACTTCGAAGAGATTGGACCCCTCGATCGGTCGCTCAACCACCGACCGCACGCATGG GTGAACGACTACAACGTCCTATTCATCGATAGCCCCGTAGGAAGTGGGTTCAGCTACGTCGAGGATCGCTCGCAGCTGGCGACCAACAGTACGACCGTGGTGCAGGATTTGATGCGAATGCTGAAAGATTTTTACGCCCAATCGGTCACCTACGCCGACTGGGAACGGCACGTTCCGCTCTATATCGCCTCGCAGAGTTACGGTGGGCGGATTGCGGTCGAGTTGGCCGATGGGCTGGTGCAAGCGGTACGCAGTGGCGATATGCACTGCCAGCTGCACGCACTGTTCCTAGGCAACGCATGGCTGTCGCCGATCGATAGCATTAGCGCGTGGCCCGACTATCTTCACCGGATGGGATACGTTGGTGCTGAGGGTGCGGCCCGCATCGAGCAGCGGGTGGCCGCGGTcagggagcagcagcagcaccagtcgGTGCCAAcggaacaccagcagcagtcagtGAAAGCGATAGACAGCTGGCACTCACTGCAGCAGGCCATCATCCGCGAGACACACGGCATCAACTGCTACAACGTTCTGCAGCCGACCGGGCGTCAATCGCTTCCGGCGACGGACGAGGGAAGTGACGAGT TGCTGGAGTACGGAGAGACCGTCTGGTGGTGGAACGTCGAGGAATCGGCGTCAACGCCCCGCCAGCGGCTGGAACAGTTGATGCGAGGACCCGTGGCGCACGCTCTCGGTATCGCCGACAAACCACAGCCGTGGGGTGCCCAACGGAATGCGGTGTTTGAAGCCCTGGCCACTGATTTCCTGCGCCCAACGGCAACCGCCGTCCTTGGTCGGTTGATGAACGAAACGCAGCTCGAGCTGGTGGTGTACAACGGGCATCTGGATTTGATTACGTGCCTTCCGGGAACGCTCCGCTGGGTTCGACGGCTGCTGGGTGAACCACTGCTTCGGGAACCGTTTCCCCGTGATTCCCGCGACATCCAGGGCTACCGCACGGTCTACGGCAACCCACGGTTCACGCTCTACACGGTGCTTCGCGCCGGTCACATGGTTCCGGTGGACAATCCAACCGCCATGGCGTACATCCTGCGGGCGCACACATAG
- the LOC131214977 gene encoding proteasome subunit beta type-4 — MYPAGNNLLAGPFWNNGPAPGAFYNFPGSAANVGAMQAPAKETPGEFGTQRVYSPVTTGSSVVGLMFKDGVVIAADKLISYGSLARYHDVDRVYRINDKTILGIGGDFADFQYIKRYIDQKVIDDQCLDDKNEMKPLSFYNWLTRVMYNRRSNFEPLYLDLVIGGMQDGEPFLGHVNLRGRSYTSNVVATGYGTHLALPLLREYSENPTAFQTLDQPQASDLVKRVMEVLWYRDCRSDPKYSQAICTTGGVHLDADCFVAQNWNLAHTI; from the exons ATGTACCCGGCCGGAAACAATCTGCTGGCTGGACCGTTCTGGAACAACGGTCCTGCTCCGGGTGCCTTCTACAACTTCCCCGGCAGTGCAGCCAATGTAGGGGCCATGCAAGCCCCTGCGAAGGAGACCCCGGGAGAGTTTGGCACACAGCGCGTGTA CTCCCCGGTGACCACCGGATCGTCCGTGGTGGGCCTCATGTTTAAGGATGGTGTGGTGATTGCGGCTGACAAGCTGATTTCGTacggttcgctcgctcgctaccACGATGTCGATCGAGTGTATCGCATCAACGACAAAACGATTCTCGGCATCGGTGGGGATTTTGCCGACTTCCAGTACATCAAGCGATACATCGACCAGAAGGT AATTGATGATCAGTGTCTGGACGACAAGAACGAAATGAAGCCCCTTTCGTTCTACAACTGGCTGACGCGCGTCATGTACAACCGCCGGTCGAACTTTGAGCCCCTCTACCTCGACCTGGTGATCGGCGGCATGCAGGACGGTGAACCATTCCTGGGCCACGTTAATCTGCGGGGCCGCTCGTACACGAGCAACGTCGTCGCCACCGGGTACGGCACCCATCTAGCGTTGCCACTGCTGCGCGAGTATTCGGAAAATCCGACCGCGTTCCAAACCCTGGACCAACCGCAGGCATCCGATCTGGTGAAACGCGTTATGGAGGTGCTCTGGTACCGCGACTGCCGTAGCGATCCCAAGTACTCGCAGGCCATctgcaccaccggcggcgtACATCTCGATGCCGATTGCTTCGTGGCACAGAACTGGAACCTAGCGCATACGATCTAG